The Cololabis saira isolate AMF1-May2022 chromosome 20, fColSai1.1, whole genome shotgun sequence genome includes a window with the following:
- the adamtsl3 gene encoding ADAMTS-like protein 1 isoform X2, translating into MDKLFPSCKLLVTALLILSSRTARSEEDRDTLWDAWGSWSECSRTCGGGASYSLRRCLSSKTCEGQNIKYRTCSNVDCPPDAGDFRAQQCSAHADVRHQGQFHEWLPLYNDPENPCSLKCKAKGSGLVVELAPKVLDGTRCYTESLDMCISGVCQIVGCDHELGSTAKEDNCGVCNGDGSSCRLVRGHFKTQHATGKTEDTVVVIPYKSRHVRLVLKGPDHLYVESKTLQGVKSELVLDRSGQYHLENTSLDYQKLADKEILRMTGPLGADFTVKVQFSSGADSVVQFIYYQPIIHRWRETDFFPCSVTCGGGYQLTSAECFDLRSGRVVVDQYCHYYPENIKPKPQLQECNMDPCLDSDGYKEIMPYDLYHPLPRWESSPWTACSTSCGGGIQSRSVSCVEEDMQGNITPTEEWKCLYSPKTAILQPCNTFDCPTWLAQEWSPCTVTCGQGLRYRVVLCIDHRGLHAGGCNPTTKPHIKEDCLVTVPCYKSLDTLPVEAKPVWHKQAIELEEEVSVTEEPTFVPGPWRPCSRTCGAGTQRRTVRCQVLLSFSQSVADLPDDECEGVKPASSQPCYRTPCSGGEGKDEEEDEDRDGETLHKEELHDWEYEGFTECSESCGGGVQEAVVICLNKQTREPADQRLCVSSRRPPQLLQDCKTQACPPRWETGPWSSCSTTCGVGLMTRTVACSHRLFRDSNRTALLRDEDCQNPKPGPIQACNRFDCPPMWETRDWGQCSQSCGGGVQKRRVLCKQRLADGSILEVPDSFCPSKSPSSQQPCGKQTCPPQWVTADWTQCSVTCGKGIQTLQAICRIQGENGRYWTIDRKNCSKMAWPIRIRPCFLRHCENSLKPDPGTLKQRKVYIQWRKGKKVQLVVGGYAYLLPWTTVVLRCPTRHLRKGHVQWLKDGRPLVNLPNLYTTSQGYLKIQQVHSPHAGIYTCIAGPAYEHLVLQIIGSKQKLTVPESWLLESGQNKVRRPAGASAGDRFEEVPISPNQYDSLVQHLLELKGSVHSEKYLADKPHSGENNRSTPEDERASAELSVPVVLTTDSHRLDELMHNLSDGLGGPQGEQLMAQLLSELTVTQGETNESTLHPPESAESSTQAPPLYKPSTSRSRRPVIIHWLKKDGVASQSDLVVYVGVPVLLQQPVSTLELRCDALGDPKPTVTWTKNGKDLHSSSRISLLPSGSLRIRSPGKGDEGLYTCTARNRLGSTSLSSWLQITNGKGRSCARVSGAGGNGPACPDRSNSSQSAQLCPGQACHLRWQVDAWSPCSVTCGGGSQHRSVRCLKGPEGGSREVENRQCYGTGRKPSSTRLCNIVSCTRWATNPWGPCQGQCVGPSLATQNRHVYCQGANATKVPYRMCTGFKRPGSVRNCSTEACALYWHVGPWTQCTATCGRHGFQSRQVTCKHHRTGKATREHHCIWRPRPPSWRRCNILSCGRGECRDSTRYCEKVRQLELCPLPQFKSRCCQSCRNT; encoded by the exons GACCTGCGAGGGGCAGAATATCAAATATCGCACATGCAGTAATGTG GACTGTCCTCCAGACGCCGGCGATTTCCGGGCCCAGCAGTGCTCCGCTCACGCAGACGTCAGACACCAGGGCCAGTTCCACGAGTGGCTGCCCCTGTACAACGATCCCGAGAACCCCTGCTCGCTCAAGTGCAAGGCCAAGGGCTCGGGCCTGGTGGTGGAGCTGGCGCCCAAAGTGCTGGACGGGACGCGCTGCTACACCGAGTCCCTGGACATGTGCATCAGCGGAGTCTGCCAG ATTGTAGGCTGCGATCACGAACTGGGGAGCACGGCGAAGGAGGACAACTGCGGCGTCTGCAACGGCGATGGCTCGTCCTGCAGACTCGTGCGAGGCCACTTCAAGACTCAGCACGCTACAGGGAAAA CTGAGGACACAGTGGTCGTCATCCCCTACAAGAGCCGGCACGTACGTCTGGTCCTGAAAGGCCCGGATCACTTGT ACGTGGAGAGTAAGACTCTACAGGGGGTGAAAAGTGAGTTGGTGTTGGACAGATCGGGGCAGTACCACCTGGAGAACACCAGCCTGGACTACCAGAAGCTGGCGGATAAAGAGATCCTGAGAATGACCGGTCCGCTCGGAGCTGACTTCACAGTCAAA GTGCAGTTCTCCAGCGGAGCAGACAGCGTGGTCCAGTTCATCTACTATCAGCCCATCATCCACCGCTGGAGGGAGACCGACTTCTTCCCCTGCTCGGTCACGTGTGGTGGAG GTTACCAGCTCACCTCGGCCGAGTGCTTTGATTTGCGGAGCGGTCGGGTCGTCGTGGACCAGTACTGCCATTACTACCCAGAGAATATCAAACCCAAACCCCAACTGCAGGAGTGCAACATGGACCCCTGCCTGGACAG TGACGGTTACAAGGAAATCATGCCATACGACCTCTACCACCCCCTGCCTCG CTGGGAGAGCAGTCCCTGGACGGCCTGCTCCACCTCCTGCGGCGGAGGCATCCAGAGCCGCTCCGTGTCCTGCGTGGAGGAAGACATGCAGGGGAACATCACTCCCACAGAGGAGTGGAAGTGTCTTTACTCTCCCAAGACGGCTATCCTGCAACCCTGCAACACTTTTGATTGCCCCACGTGGCTGGCGCAGGAGTGGTCTCCT TGCACAGTGACCTGCGGTCAGGGGCTGCGCTACAGGGTGGTTTTATGCATCGATCACCGCGGGCTCCACGCCGGCGGCTGCAAccccaccaccaaaccccacaTCAAGGAGGACTGTCTGGTCACCGTGCCCTGCTACAAGTCTCTCG ATACGCTACCCGTCGAGGCCAAACCTGTGTGGCATAAGCAGGCGATCGAGCTGGAGGAGGAAGTGTCTGTGACCGAGGAACCAAC CTTCGTTCCCGGGCCCTGGCGGCCCTGCAGCCGGACGTGTGGCGCCGGGACGCAGCGGCGGACCGTCAGGTGCCAGGTGTTGCTGTCCTTCTCCCAGAGTGTGGCCGACTTGCCCGACGACGAATGTGAGGGAGTCAAACCGGCTTCCAGCCAGCCGTGCTACCGGACCCCCTGCTCCGGAGGGGAAGGGAAGGAcgaggaggaagacgaggacAGGGACGGCGAGACGCTGCATAAAGAGGAACTCCACGACTGGGAGTATGAGGGATTTACCGAGTGCTCAGAGAGTTGTGGTGGAG GTGTGCAGGAAGCTGTGGTGATCTGCCTGAACAAGCAGACCAGGGAGCCAGCAGACCAGCGTCTCTGCGTGAGCTCCCGCCGGCCCCCGCAGCTCCTGCAGGACTGCAAAACCCAGGCCTGCCCACCCAG GTGGGAAACGGGGCCGTGGAGTTCGTGCTCCACCACCTGTGGGGTTGGGTTGATGACGCGCACCGTGGCGTGCTCTCACCGGCTGTTCCGAGACAGCAACCGCACTGCACTGCTGAGGGACGAGGACTGCCAGAACCCCAAGCCCGGTCCCATCCAAGCCTGCAACCGCTTTGACTGCCCGCCCATGTGGGAGACGCGTGACTGGGGACAG TGCTCTCAGAGCTGCGGCGGCGGGGTTCAGAAGAGGCGCGTCTTGTGCAAGCAGCGCCTGGCAGACGGCAGCATCCTGGAGGTGCCGGACTCCTTTTGCCCGTCCAAGAGCCCTTCAAGCCAGCAGCCGTGCGGCAAGCAGACCTGCCCGCCTCAGTGGGTGACGGCCGACTGGACCCAG TGTTCAGTGACCTGTGGAAAAGGCATTCAGACCCTGCAAGCTATCTGCAGGATCCAGGGAGAGAACGGACGATATTGGACGATAGACCGCAAAAACTGTTCCAAGATGGCCTGGCCCATCAGAATCCGGCCCTGCTTTCTTAGGCACTGTGAAA ACTCGCTGAAGCCTGATCCCGGCACGCTGAAGCAGAGGAAGGTTTACATCCAGTGGAGGAAGGGCAAGAAAGTCCAGCTGGTCGTCGGAGGTTACGCCTACCTGTTGCCCTGGACAACCGTCGTCCTCCGCTGCCCGACCCGCCACCTCCGCAAAGGTCACGTCCAGTGGCTTAAGGATGGAAGACCCCTGGTGAACCTCCCAAATCTCTACACGACGTCGCAGGGATATCTGAAGATTCAGCAGGTCCATTCGCCTCATGCAGGGATTTACACGTGCATCGCCGGCCCGGCATATGAACATCTAGTTTTGCAGATAATCGGGAGCAAGCAAAAGCTGACCGTTCCAGAGTCATGGCTGCTTGAGAGCGGACAAAATAAAGTCAGGCGGCCGGCCGGTGCTTCAGCCGGAGACAGATTTGAGGAGGTACCGATTTCCCCCAACCAGTACGACAGCCTCGTGCAGCACTTGCTTGAACTGAAAGGCTCCGTCCACAGTGAGAAATACCTCGCTGACAAGCCTCACTCCGGCGAGAATAACCGCTCCACTCCAGAGGACGAGAGGGCGAGCGCAGAGCTCTCCGTGCCCGTCGTGCTCACCACCGATAGCCACAGGCTGGACGAGCTCATGCACAACCTCTCGGACGGCCTGGGCGGGCCGCAGGGGGAGCAGCTCATGGCTCAGCTGCTCAGTGAGCTCACCGTGACTCAAGGGGAAACCAACGAGTCTACCCTTCACCCTCCGGAAAGCGCCGAGTCGTCCACACAGGCACCCCCCCTGTATAAGCCGAGCACGTCCAGGAGCAGGAGGCCGGTGATAATCCACTGGCTTAAGAAAGACGGCGTGGCGTCGCAGTCTGACCTGGTCGTTTATGTGGGGGTGCCAGTTTTGTTGCAGCAGCCAGTTTCCACCCTGGAGCTGCGGTGCGATGCTCTGGGGGACCCCAAACCCACGGTGACTTGGACAAAAAATGGGAAAGACTTGCACTCCAGCAGCAG AATAAGCCTGTTACCCTCTGGCTCGCTGAGAATCCGGTCTCCAGGCAAAGGCGACGAGGGACTGTACACCTGCACTGCCAGGAACCGTCTTGGAAGTACATCTCTCTCGTCTTGGCTGCAGATTACAA ATGGCAAGGGACGGAGCTGTGCCCGTGTGAGCGGTGCGGGGGGAAACGGGCCTGCCTGTCCTGACAGGAGTAACAGCAGCCAGTCAGCCCAGCTGTGCCCGGGACAAGCCTGCCACCTCAG GTGGCAGGTGGATGCTTGGTCGCCGTGCTCGGTGACGTGTGGAGGGGGGTCCCAGCACAGGAGCGTGCGCTGCCTGAAGGGTCCGGAGGGCGGCTCCAGGGAGGTGGAGAACAGGCAGTGCTACGGCACTGGGAGGAAACCCTCCAGTACAAGGCTATGCAACATTGTGTCCTGCACAAGATGGGCCACCAACCCCTGGGGGCCG TGTCAAGGCCAGTGTGTGGGTCCCAGTTTGGCTACACAGAACCGACACGTTTATTGCCAAGGCGCAAACGCTACCAAAGTTCCCTACAGGATGTGCACTGGATTCAAGAG GCCCGGCTCGGTGAGGAACTGCTCCACAGAAGCGTGCGCCCTTTACTGGCATGTCGGGCCGTGGACGCAGTGCACCGCCACCTGTGGTCGCCACGGCTTCCAGTCACGCCAGGTGACCTGCAAGCATCATCGCACCGGCAAGGCCACGCGGGAACATCACTGCAtctggaggccccgcccccccagctGGCGGCGCTGCAACATCTTGTCCTGCGGCAGAG GAGAGTGTCGAGACAGTACCAGGTACTGCGAGAAGGTCCGCCAGCTGGAGCTGTGCCCGCTGCCTCAGTTCAAGAGCCGCTGCTGCCAGTCCTGCCGCAACACCTGA
- the adamtsl3 gene encoding ADAMTS-like protein 1 isoform X1, which yields MPGGCSWRGLLLLAVYVKVAVLANDGDAVFIREFTLIRRDHLPEEPLRDASQSPEDPSSRTARSEEDRDTLWDAWGSWSECSRTCGGGASYSLRRCLSSKTCEGQNIKYRTCSNVDCPPDAGDFRAQQCSAHADVRHQGQFHEWLPLYNDPENPCSLKCKAKGSGLVVELAPKVLDGTRCYTESLDMCISGVCQIVGCDHELGSTAKEDNCGVCNGDGSSCRLVRGHFKTQHATGKTEDTVVVIPYKSRHVRLVLKGPDHLYVESKTLQGVKSELVLDRSGQYHLENTSLDYQKLADKEILRMTGPLGADFTVKVQFSSGADSVVQFIYYQPIIHRWRETDFFPCSVTCGGGYQLTSAECFDLRSGRVVVDQYCHYYPENIKPKPQLQECNMDPCLDSDGYKEIMPYDLYHPLPRWESSPWTACSTSCGGGIQSRSVSCVEEDMQGNITPTEEWKCLYSPKTAILQPCNTFDCPTWLAQEWSPCTVTCGQGLRYRVVLCIDHRGLHAGGCNPTTKPHIKEDCLVTVPCYKSLDTLPVEAKPVWHKQAIELEEEVSVTEEPTFVPGPWRPCSRTCGAGTQRRTVRCQVLLSFSQSVADLPDDECEGVKPASSQPCYRTPCSGGEGKDEEEDEDRDGETLHKEELHDWEYEGFTECSESCGGGVQEAVVICLNKQTREPADQRLCVSSRRPPQLLQDCKTQACPPRWETGPWSSCSTTCGVGLMTRTVACSHRLFRDSNRTALLRDEDCQNPKPGPIQACNRFDCPPMWETRDWGQCSQSCGGGVQKRRVLCKQRLADGSILEVPDSFCPSKSPSSQQPCGKQTCPPQWVTADWTQCSVTCGKGIQTLQAICRIQGENGRYWTIDRKNCSKMAWPIRIRPCFLRHCENSLKPDPGTLKQRKVYIQWRKGKKVQLVVGGYAYLLPWTTVVLRCPTRHLRKGHVQWLKDGRPLVNLPNLYTTSQGYLKIQQVHSPHAGIYTCIAGPAYEHLVLQIIGSKQKLTVPESWLLESGQNKVRRPAGASAGDRFEEVPISPNQYDSLVQHLLELKGSVHSEKYLADKPHSGENNRSTPEDERASAELSVPVVLTTDSHRLDELMHNLSDGLGGPQGEQLMAQLLSELTVTQGETNESTLHPPESAESSTQAPPLYKPSTSRSRRPVIIHWLKKDGVASQSDLVVYVGVPVLLQQPVSTLELRCDALGDPKPTVTWTKNGKDLHSSSRISLLPSGSLRIRSPGKGDEGLYTCTARNRLGSTSLSSWLQITNGKGRSCARVSGAGGNGPACPDRSNSSQSAQLCPGQACHLRWQVDAWSPCSVTCGGGSQHRSVRCLKGPEGGSREVENRQCYGTGRKPSSTRLCNIVSCTRWATNPWGPCQGQCVGPSLATQNRHVYCQGANATKVPYRMCTGFKRPGSVRNCSTEACALYWHVGPWTQCTATCGRHGFQSRQVTCKHHRTGKATREHHCIWRPRPPSWRRCNILSCGRGECRDSTRYCEKVRQLELCPLPQFKSRCCQSCRNT from the exons GACCTGCGAGGGGCAGAATATCAAATATCGCACATGCAGTAATGTG GACTGTCCTCCAGACGCCGGCGATTTCCGGGCCCAGCAGTGCTCCGCTCACGCAGACGTCAGACACCAGGGCCAGTTCCACGAGTGGCTGCCCCTGTACAACGATCCCGAGAACCCCTGCTCGCTCAAGTGCAAGGCCAAGGGCTCGGGCCTGGTGGTGGAGCTGGCGCCCAAAGTGCTGGACGGGACGCGCTGCTACACCGAGTCCCTGGACATGTGCATCAGCGGAGTCTGCCAG ATTGTAGGCTGCGATCACGAACTGGGGAGCACGGCGAAGGAGGACAACTGCGGCGTCTGCAACGGCGATGGCTCGTCCTGCAGACTCGTGCGAGGCCACTTCAAGACTCAGCACGCTACAGGGAAAA CTGAGGACACAGTGGTCGTCATCCCCTACAAGAGCCGGCACGTACGTCTGGTCCTGAAAGGCCCGGATCACTTGT ACGTGGAGAGTAAGACTCTACAGGGGGTGAAAAGTGAGTTGGTGTTGGACAGATCGGGGCAGTACCACCTGGAGAACACCAGCCTGGACTACCAGAAGCTGGCGGATAAAGAGATCCTGAGAATGACCGGTCCGCTCGGAGCTGACTTCACAGTCAAA GTGCAGTTCTCCAGCGGAGCAGACAGCGTGGTCCAGTTCATCTACTATCAGCCCATCATCCACCGCTGGAGGGAGACCGACTTCTTCCCCTGCTCGGTCACGTGTGGTGGAG GTTACCAGCTCACCTCGGCCGAGTGCTTTGATTTGCGGAGCGGTCGGGTCGTCGTGGACCAGTACTGCCATTACTACCCAGAGAATATCAAACCCAAACCCCAACTGCAGGAGTGCAACATGGACCCCTGCCTGGACAG TGACGGTTACAAGGAAATCATGCCATACGACCTCTACCACCCCCTGCCTCG CTGGGAGAGCAGTCCCTGGACGGCCTGCTCCACCTCCTGCGGCGGAGGCATCCAGAGCCGCTCCGTGTCCTGCGTGGAGGAAGACATGCAGGGGAACATCACTCCCACAGAGGAGTGGAAGTGTCTTTACTCTCCCAAGACGGCTATCCTGCAACCCTGCAACACTTTTGATTGCCCCACGTGGCTGGCGCAGGAGTGGTCTCCT TGCACAGTGACCTGCGGTCAGGGGCTGCGCTACAGGGTGGTTTTATGCATCGATCACCGCGGGCTCCACGCCGGCGGCTGCAAccccaccaccaaaccccacaTCAAGGAGGACTGTCTGGTCACCGTGCCCTGCTACAAGTCTCTCG ATACGCTACCCGTCGAGGCCAAACCTGTGTGGCATAAGCAGGCGATCGAGCTGGAGGAGGAAGTGTCTGTGACCGAGGAACCAAC CTTCGTTCCCGGGCCCTGGCGGCCCTGCAGCCGGACGTGTGGCGCCGGGACGCAGCGGCGGACCGTCAGGTGCCAGGTGTTGCTGTCCTTCTCCCAGAGTGTGGCCGACTTGCCCGACGACGAATGTGAGGGAGTCAAACCGGCTTCCAGCCAGCCGTGCTACCGGACCCCCTGCTCCGGAGGGGAAGGGAAGGAcgaggaggaagacgaggacAGGGACGGCGAGACGCTGCATAAAGAGGAACTCCACGACTGGGAGTATGAGGGATTTACCGAGTGCTCAGAGAGTTGTGGTGGAG GTGTGCAGGAAGCTGTGGTGATCTGCCTGAACAAGCAGACCAGGGAGCCAGCAGACCAGCGTCTCTGCGTGAGCTCCCGCCGGCCCCCGCAGCTCCTGCAGGACTGCAAAACCCAGGCCTGCCCACCCAG GTGGGAAACGGGGCCGTGGAGTTCGTGCTCCACCACCTGTGGGGTTGGGTTGATGACGCGCACCGTGGCGTGCTCTCACCGGCTGTTCCGAGACAGCAACCGCACTGCACTGCTGAGGGACGAGGACTGCCAGAACCCCAAGCCCGGTCCCATCCAAGCCTGCAACCGCTTTGACTGCCCGCCCATGTGGGAGACGCGTGACTGGGGACAG TGCTCTCAGAGCTGCGGCGGCGGGGTTCAGAAGAGGCGCGTCTTGTGCAAGCAGCGCCTGGCAGACGGCAGCATCCTGGAGGTGCCGGACTCCTTTTGCCCGTCCAAGAGCCCTTCAAGCCAGCAGCCGTGCGGCAAGCAGACCTGCCCGCCTCAGTGGGTGACGGCCGACTGGACCCAG TGTTCAGTGACCTGTGGAAAAGGCATTCAGACCCTGCAAGCTATCTGCAGGATCCAGGGAGAGAACGGACGATATTGGACGATAGACCGCAAAAACTGTTCCAAGATGGCCTGGCCCATCAGAATCCGGCCCTGCTTTCTTAGGCACTGTGAAA ACTCGCTGAAGCCTGATCCCGGCACGCTGAAGCAGAGGAAGGTTTACATCCAGTGGAGGAAGGGCAAGAAAGTCCAGCTGGTCGTCGGAGGTTACGCCTACCTGTTGCCCTGGACAACCGTCGTCCTCCGCTGCCCGACCCGCCACCTCCGCAAAGGTCACGTCCAGTGGCTTAAGGATGGAAGACCCCTGGTGAACCTCCCAAATCTCTACACGACGTCGCAGGGATATCTGAAGATTCAGCAGGTCCATTCGCCTCATGCAGGGATTTACACGTGCATCGCCGGCCCGGCATATGAACATCTAGTTTTGCAGATAATCGGGAGCAAGCAAAAGCTGACCGTTCCAGAGTCATGGCTGCTTGAGAGCGGACAAAATAAAGTCAGGCGGCCGGCCGGTGCTTCAGCCGGAGACAGATTTGAGGAGGTACCGATTTCCCCCAACCAGTACGACAGCCTCGTGCAGCACTTGCTTGAACTGAAAGGCTCCGTCCACAGTGAGAAATACCTCGCTGACAAGCCTCACTCCGGCGAGAATAACCGCTCCACTCCAGAGGACGAGAGGGCGAGCGCAGAGCTCTCCGTGCCCGTCGTGCTCACCACCGATAGCCACAGGCTGGACGAGCTCATGCACAACCTCTCGGACGGCCTGGGCGGGCCGCAGGGGGAGCAGCTCATGGCTCAGCTGCTCAGTGAGCTCACCGTGACTCAAGGGGAAACCAACGAGTCTACCCTTCACCCTCCGGAAAGCGCCGAGTCGTCCACACAGGCACCCCCCCTGTATAAGCCGAGCACGTCCAGGAGCAGGAGGCCGGTGATAATCCACTGGCTTAAGAAAGACGGCGTGGCGTCGCAGTCTGACCTGGTCGTTTATGTGGGGGTGCCAGTTTTGTTGCAGCAGCCAGTTTCCACCCTGGAGCTGCGGTGCGATGCTCTGGGGGACCCCAAACCCACGGTGACTTGGACAAAAAATGGGAAAGACTTGCACTCCAGCAGCAG AATAAGCCTGTTACCCTCTGGCTCGCTGAGAATCCGGTCTCCAGGCAAAGGCGACGAGGGACTGTACACCTGCACTGCCAGGAACCGTCTTGGAAGTACATCTCTCTCGTCTTGGCTGCAGATTACAA ATGGCAAGGGACGGAGCTGTGCCCGTGTGAGCGGTGCGGGGGGAAACGGGCCTGCCTGTCCTGACAGGAGTAACAGCAGCCAGTCAGCCCAGCTGTGCCCGGGACAAGCCTGCCACCTCAG GTGGCAGGTGGATGCTTGGTCGCCGTGCTCGGTGACGTGTGGAGGGGGGTCCCAGCACAGGAGCGTGCGCTGCCTGAAGGGTCCGGAGGGCGGCTCCAGGGAGGTGGAGAACAGGCAGTGCTACGGCACTGGGAGGAAACCCTCCAGTACAAGGCTATGCAACATTGTGTCCTGCACAAGATGGGCCACCAACCCCTGGGGGCCG TGTCAAGGCCAGTGTGTGGGTCCCAGTTTGGCTACACAGAACCGACACGTTTATTGCCAAGGCGCAAACGCTACCAAAGTTCCCTACAGGATGTGCACTGGATTCAAGAG GCCCGGCTCGGTGAGGAACTGCTCCACAGAAGCGTGCGCCCTTTACTGGCATGTCGGGCCGTGGACGCAGTGCACCGCCACCTGTGGTCGCCACGGCTTCCAGTCACGCCAGGTGACCTGCAAGCATCATCGCACCGGCAAGGCCACGCGGGAACATCACTGCAtctggaggccccgcccccccagctGGCGGCGCTGCAACATCTTGTCCTGCGGCAGAG GAGAGTGTCGAGACAGTACCAGGTACTGCGAGAAGGTCCGCCAGCTGGAGCTGTGCCCGCTGCCTCAGTTCAAGAGCCGCTGCTGCCAGTCCTGCCGCAACACCTGA